A part of Streptomyces sp. NBC_01451 genomic DNA contains:
- a CDS encoding DUF6615 family protein has protein sequence MTTGGREEVQERDDFIVSLNIDRTPDDIRSAGQRRLVRELLAELRRVAEDPRYAGIVREVIDPVTGSARRRAPRTALLQARLAVEGYQLRRRREGRPLLMEETATQILLASASPEIEYYEFTKTEESRYGADWLWVWLDRSGVCFMMLVQAKTLKVNNGRWSLDLGYRSGKGKRRQMDLLLESAEVFGVPFSYVIYAGDRQYRATLECSSPHNDGHCRDRDRAGVSWLAGLSAHNVMTMLRPSEYAADALHRSMPLEDMLGTDKPLPPIIDLNQKVLPHEVRDLLSNPEGQAQTIARMVFGQVSTIRMGQFSAADTALMPLPEGSIVPELPRDRGHLPLPYLPHIFGGLRSSAPTFVQDVMAGRTPPSWVTERLAGIVIVPDSEPEVRHHPPQLPAPSLQLPPSTSANAAEEPRRVA, from the coding sequence ATGACGACTGGCGGGAGAGAAGAAGTGCAGGAGCGCGACGATTTCATTGTGTCGCTCAATATCGACCGCACGCCCGACGACATCCGCTCGGCCGGGCAGCGGCGGCTGGTTCGCGAGCTCTTGGCCGAACTCCGCCGCGTTGCTGAGGACCCACGCTATGCCGGAATCGTCCGTGAGGTTATCGACCCGGTTACCGGCTCGGCCCGGCGCCGTGCACCTCGTACGGCGCTCCTGCAGGCACGCCTGGCGGTCGAGGGCTATCAGCTCCGCCGTCGGCGGGAGGGGCGCCCTCTCCTGATGGAAGAGACGGCCACTCAGATCCTGCTGGCTTCTGCCTCTCCTGAGATCGAGTACTACGAGTTCACCAAGACCGAGGAGTCCAGGTACGGCGCGGACTGGCTCTGGGTGTGGCTCGACCGTTCCGGTGTGTGCTTCATGATGCTGGTGCAGGCGAAGACCTTGAAGGTCAACAACGGCAGATGGAGTCTCGATCTGGGCTACCGCAGTGGTAAGGGGAAGCGCCGTCAGATGGATCTTCTGCTGGAGTCGGCGGAAGTGTTCGGCGTTCCGTTCTCCTACGTCATCTACGCAGGGGATCGACAGTACCGCGCCACTTTGGAGTGCTCCTCTCCCCACAATGACGGGCACTGCCGCGACCGGGACCGGGCGGGGGTCTCGTGGTTGGCTGGATTGTCGGCGCACAACGTTATGACGATGCTGCGGCCGAGCGAGTACGCCGCCGACGCGCTACACCGCTCCATGCCTCTCGAGGACATGCTGGGCACGGACAAGCCCCTGCCTCCCATCATCGACCTGAATCAAAAGGTCCTGCCGCACGAAGTCCGGGATCTCCTCAGCAACCCGGAGGGGCAGGCACAGACGATCGCCAGAATGGTGTTCGGCCAGGTCTCCACGATTCGCATGGGGCAGTTTTCGGCAGCGGACACTGCCTTGATGCCGCTCCCTGAAGGCTCGATCGTTCCCGAACTCCCTCGGGACCGCGGCCACCTGCCGCTCCCCTACCTTCCGCACATATTCGGCGGCTTGCGGTCCTCGGCGCCGACATTCGTTCAGGACGTGATGGCCGGCCGGACACCTCCCAGCTGGGTCACTGAGCGGCTGGCGGGCATCGTGATCGTGCCTGACTCCGAGCCGGAGGTGCGCCACCATCCGCCGCAGTTGCCCGCTCCCTCGCTGCAGCTGCCGCCAAGCA
- a CDS encoding PaeR7I family type II restriction endonuclease, whose product MVEARSVESCASLVQPAHWLHVDHGGSVDGKFELAVRKYWEKREQQTARQIAEGKQDAGLRGAVTGGAHLDALTQLIVEHFVDVLEYPASSIFLGKKAELPGYYRPTKQWDLIVKNGTQLVAAIEFKSQSGPSFGNNFNNRTEEAIGSAVDTQRAIAKGLLGDARPWLGYVFLLEDADGSTQSAKRDFKPSFKVDEAFEGRPSYADRYQVLCRRLVEDGLYDAACFVLAPKDPERPIGQPDPKLEFAGFIDSLTKHVRKEPGL is encoded by the coding sequence GTGGTCGAGGCCCGCAGCGTCGAGAGCTGTGCCAGTCTCGTGCAGCCCGCCCACTGGCTGCACGTCGATCATGGTGGGTCCGTGGACGGAAAATTTGAACTCGCAGTCCGGAAGTACTGGGAGAAGCGAGAGCAGCAGACCGCGAGGCAAATCGCTGAGGGGAAGCAGGATGCGGGGCTCCGGGGCGCCGTTACAGGTGGCGCCCATCTTGATGCTCTGACGCAACTGATCGTGGAACACTTCGTGGACGTACTTGAGTACCCGGCCAGCTCAATTTTCCTGGGCAAGAAAGCTGAGCTGCCTGGGTATTATCGGCCAACCAAGCAATGGGATCTCATCGTCAAAAATGGAACCCAGCTGGTTGCGGCTATCGAGTTCAAGTCGCAGTCCGGGCCCTCGTTCGGGAACAACTTCAATAACAGAACAGAAGAAGCGATCGGTAGCGCTGTAGATACTCAGCGCGCCATCGCCAAGGGCCTCCTTGGCGATGCCCGACCCTGGCTGGGATACGTATTCCTACTGGAGGACGCAGACGGATCCACGCAGAGTGCGAAGCGAGACTTCAAGCCGAGCTTCAAAGTGGACGAGGCGTTTGAGGGGCGTCCTTCATATGCTGACCGTTATCAAGTGCTTTGCCGCAGACTGGTCGAGGATGGACTCTATGACGCTGCCTGCTTCGTCTTGGCCCCCAAAGATCCCGAACGTCCTATCGGCCAACCCGACCCGAAGCTAGAATTTGCGGGATTCATCGACTCGCTTACGAAGCACGTACGGAAGGAGCCAGGGCTGTAA
- a CDS encoding PaeR7I family type II restriction endonuclease, producing the protein MSTQPTWDNDALNRAVHTMWAARSRGTQSGKHMAAVEDLVIESATEACKSTPITFLRGEAATLPGVYRPRKNWDIVALDGDRLVFAIEMKSQSVEKISNNANNRNEEAIGSATDLRLAHKKGLLGRDRGDDHRPWIGYLFILEEALGSTRPARQQVSAALPTDPAYGTHPSYEDRYRLLCERLLENKLYDGACFLLSNTTPGALVKQPDPSTGIDFGSFMESLAGYLAKYCANRT; encoded by the coding sequence ATGAGCACCCAACCAACCTGGGACAACGACGCCTTGAACCGGGCCGTCCACACGATGTGGGCGGCCCGTTCGCGTGGCACCCAAAGTGGGAAGCACATGGCTGCGGTCGAAGACCTCGTGATCGAATCCGCGACAGAGGCTTGCAAGAGCACTCCCATTACCTTCTTGAGAGGTGAGGCCGCCACGCTTCCCGGGGTTTACCGGCCACGCAAGAACTGGGACATCGTTGCCCTGGATGGGGACCGTCTCGTTTTTGCCATTGAGATGAAATCTCAGTCCGTTGAGAAGATCAGCAATAACGCGAACAACCGAAATGAGGAAGCTATCGGGAGTGCTACCGACTTGAGGCTTGCTCACAAGAAGGGGCTGCTCGGAAGGGACAGGGGGGATGATCATAGGCCCTGGATTGGGTATCTATTCATTCTGGAAGAGGCGCTGGGGTCGACGCGGCCGGCCCGGCAGCAAGTGAGTGCTGCTCTCCCGACGGATCCCGCTTACGGGACTCACCCGTCCTATGAGGACCGGTATCGCTTGCTTTGTGAACGCTTGTTGGAGAACAAGCTCTACGATGGAGCGTGCTTCCTCCTCTCGAATACCACCCCAGGCGCCCTGGTCAAGCAGCCGGACCCGAGTACTGGTATTGATTTTGGTAGCTTTATGGAATCCCTTGCGGGGTATCTCGCAAAGTACTGCGCCAACAGGACCTGA
- a CDS encoding Eco57I restriction-modification methylase domain-containing protein — protein MSLTSSHSATVHAEAIPAEAVANGEVYTRRWVVDMILDLVGYTTDRDLDQLVIVDPACGSGAFLLGIVERLSTVCRKLERDLPVKGVRALDLLSRNVKASREAVADVLVADGWDRETVDTVVRQWIQHGDYLLDDAGKADFVVGNPPYIRLEDVPDQRMQLYRRGHPSMVGRSDIYVGFFERGLASLARGGALGFICADRWMRNQYGRELRRLVADHFSMDFVATMHDVDAFEEQVSAYPAITILRNHPQGKSVAVDTTKSFGPDEARRLMDWLGDEDRAAANTSSFKAARLPHWFSAADSWPAGSPARLALLEDLNDRFPVLEETLTKVGIGVATGSDAVFLTEDDTLVEKDRLLPMAMVKDAKSGHLEWHGTHMVNPWDDDGELVDLDKYPRLRAYFEKHRAALEGRYVAKKQPDRWYKTIDKIDSRLTGRPKLLLPDMKLTIHPVLDEGGYYPHHNLYYVVSDTWDIKVLGGLLLSRVAQTFVEAYAVRMRGGTLRFQAQYLRRIRVPRPEAICQTDALALAHAFDHRDVQAATEAALRVYGIERIPD, from the coding sequence GTGTCTCTCACCAGCTCGCATAGCGCCACTGTCCACGCCGAGGCCATCCCTGCCGAGGCCGTGGCCAACGGCGAGGTCTACACTCGCCGATGGGTCGTCGACATGATCCTCGACCTGGTCGGGTACACCACTGACCGGGATCTTGATCAACTCGTCATCGTCGATCCCGCCTGCGGATCTGGCGCGTTCCTTCTTGGCATCGTTGAGCGCCTCAGCACGGTGTGCCGAAAGCTTGAACGGGACCTCCCCGTGAAGGGGGTCCGTGCCCTCGACCTGCTGAGTCGCAACGTGAAGGCGAGTCGCGAGGCGGTCGCGGACGTCCTTGTTGCAGATGGCTGGGACCGCGAGACGGTTGACACCGTCGTCAGGCAGTGGATTCAGCACGGGGACTACCTCCTTGATGACGCAGGGAAGGCCGACTTCGTTGTAGGAAACCCTCCCTATATCCGTTTGGAAGATGTTCCAGACCAGCGGATGCAGCTTTATCGGAGGGGTCATCCGTCCATGGTTGGCCGCTCTGACATCTACGTCGGATTCTTCGAGAGGGGCCTCGCTTCCCTCGCGCGCGGTGGGGCGCTCGGGTTCATCTGTGCGGATCGCTGGATGCGCAACCAGTATGGCCGTGAGCTGCGTCGGCTAGTCGCCGACCACTTCAGCATGGATTTTGTTGCAACTATGCATGATGTCGATGCTTTCGAAGAGCAGGTGTCGGCCTACCCGGCGATTACGATCCTGCGTAATCACCCACAAGGAAAGTCAGTTGCGGTCGACACCACGAAGTCCTTCGGACCGGACGAAGCCCGTCGGCTGATGGACTGGCTCGGCGACGAGGATCGCGCTGCTGCGAACACAAGCAGCTTCAAGGCGGCCCGACTGCCTCACTGGTTCTCGGCAGCAGACTCGTGGCCGGCCGGAAGCCCCGCACGCCTCGCCTTGCTTGAGGACCTGAACGACCGATTCCCCGTGCTTGAAGAGACGTTGACGAAGGTCGGGATCGGCGTGGCTACAGGATCTGACGCTGTCTTTCTCACTGAGGACGACACGCTCGTGGAGAAGGACCGCCTTCTCCCCATGGCGATGGTGAAGGACGCCAAGAGCGGGCACCTGGAGTGGCACGGCACCCACATGGTCAACCCGTGGGATGACGATGGCGAGCTGGTAGACCTCGACAAGTACCCCAGGCTGAGGGCTTACTTCGAGAAGCATCGGGCAGCTCTCGAAGGCCGTTACGTGGCGAAAAAGCAGCCCGACCGTTGGTACAAGACGATCGACAAGATCGACTCACGTCTGACGGGTCGGCCGAAGTTGCTGCTTCCGGACATGAAGCTGACAATTCATCCGGTACTGGATGAAGGTGGCTACTACCCCCATCACAACCTCTATTACGTTGTGTCCGACACATGGGACATCAAGGTTCTGGGAGGACTCCTCCTGTCTCGCGTGGCCCAGACCTTCGTTGAGGCGTACGCGGTGAGGATGCGGGGCGGCACACTCCGCTTCCAGGCCCAGTACCTGAGGCGTATCCGGGTTCCTCGCCCCGAGGCCATTTGTCAGACCGATGCTCTAGCGTTGGCACACGCGTTTGATCACCGCGATGTGCAAGCCGCCACCGAGGCGGCCCTCCGCGTCTACGGGATCGAGCGCATCCCGGACTGA
- a CDS encoding DUF5655 domain-containing protein yields the protein MVGLRLFNVTSGVTEVVPRLAQVEADVQGLVEAHMETMLGVRFLASEYAIDCVDGGRIDSLGLDENGAPVIVEYKRGTDAGVINQGLYYMAWLTNHKDAFQGLVRDRLGGMTTSQILWSVPRLICVAGDFTRYDAHAVREHRRSIDLVRYRYYGSDHIGLETVASVTGHSAVPRWRGPDLTMVRRHDGAMTELAGAVDEALTGLGAGVTRVQRKQYAAYQRLRNFACVLAPQQTKILVYLKADPKDVDLVPDFTRDVTGLGHHGTGDLELQLRSERDLERAQDLFRLSYAAA from the coding sequence ACTGAGGCTGTTCAACGTGACGAGTGGTGTGACTGAGGTCGTGCCGCGACTGGCGCAGGTCGAGGCGGATGTGCAGGGCCTTGTCGAGGCGCACATGGAGACGATGCTCGGTGTCAGGTTCCTGGCGAGCGAGTACGCCATCGACTGTGTCGATGGCGGGCGGATCGACTCACTGGGCCTCGACGAGAACGGCGCACCCGTGATCGTCGAATACAAGCGTGGCACCGACGCAGGCGTGATCAACCAGGGCCTCTACTACATGGCCTGGCTGACGAACCACAAGGACGCCTTCCAGGGGCTGGTTCGCGACCGGCTCGGGGGGATGACCACATCTCAGATTCTGTGGAGCGTGCCTCGACTGATCTGTGTGGCCGGCGACTTCACCCGCTACGACGCGCACGCCGTACGCGAGCACCGGCGCAGCATCGACCTGGTCCGCTACCGGTACTACGGCAGCGACCACATCGGCCTGGAGACCGTGGCATCGGTCACCGGGCATTCGGCTGTTCCCCGATGGCGTGGGCCCGACCTGACGATGGTTCGACGACACGACGGTGCGATGACTGAGCTGGCCGGGGCGGTCGATGAGGCGCTGACCGGTCTCGGGGCCGGCGTCACCCGCGTGCAGCGCAAGCAGTACGCGGCCTACCAGCGGCTGCGGAACTTCGCCTGCGTGCTTGCGCCGCAGCAGACCAAGATCCTCGTCTACCTCAAGGCCGACCCGAAGGACGTCGACCTCGTTCCGGACTTCACCCGGGACGTAACAGGGCTCGGTCACCATGGCACGGGTGACTTGGAGTTGCAGCTGCGTTCGGAGCGGGATCTGGAGCGTGCCCAGGATCTGTTCCGCCTCAGCTACGCCGCGGCGTAG